The following are encoded together in the Aciduricibacillus chroicocephali genome:
- a CDS encoding patatin-like phospholipase family protein — protein sequence MQIDVVFSGGGVKAFAYIGVLAEMEKKGLSIKRAAGTSAGAIIASFLIAGYTAKEIETLLDELDLTCFLDSPKLMHFIPFSKWGILFFKKGIYKGNNFEYWLETCLARKGIRFFGDLPDGALKVVASDLTLGRLVVFPDDLEKVYGLDPNSFPIAKAVRMSAGFPFFFMPATLISNTGLKSQLVDGGMLSNFPLWLLGKRKVMKKRPVLGIRLSVPSSSLKKKKIDNAYEMCEAMISTMKTAHDSRYISTSGHPDIMEVAVKKASTMDLNICEETKKDLIQSGRNAATSFFAGWPN from the coding sequence GTGCAAATTGATGTTGTTTTTTCAGGTGGCGGTGTAAAAGCCTTTGCTTATATCGGAGTTTTGGCTGAAATGGAAAAGAAGGGACTTTCCATTAAACGGGCAGCTGGGACATCTGCTGGTGCAATCATTGCTTCATTCCTGATTGCTGGATACACAGCGAAGGAAATTGAAACACTGCTGGATGAGCTGGATTTAACCTGTTTTCTAGATAGTCCAAAGTTAATGCATTTCATTCCTTTCAGCAAGTGGGGCATTTTATTTTTTAAGAAGGGGATTTATAAAGGAAATAATTTTGAATATTGGCTTGAAACATGTCTTGCCCGGAAAGGAATTCGTTTCTTTGGAGATTTGCCGGATGGTGCGCTTAAAGTAGTGGCGAGTGATTTGACGCTTGGGAGATTGGTTGTTTTCCCGGACGATCTGGAAAAGGTCTATGGACTCGATCCGAACTCCTTTCCAATTGCGAAAGCTGTTCGCATGAGTGCCGGGTTCCCATTTTTCTTCATGCCAGCAACATTAATTAGCAATACTGGCCTGAAAAGTCAGCTTGTTGATGGCGGTATGTTAAGCAATTTTCCTCTTTGGCTCTTAGGAAAACGTAAGGTTATGAAGAAACGACCTGTTCTTGGCATCAGGCTATCTGTACCTAGCAGTTCACTTAAAAAGAAGAAAATCGACAATGCATATGAAATGTGTGAGGCAATGATTTCTACAATGAAAACAGCACATGACTCTCGATATATTTCAACTTCCGGACATCCTGATATTATGGAAGTAGCAGTAAAAAAAGCATCAACCATGGATTTGAACATTTGCGAAGAAACAAAAAAAGACCTCATCCAGAGCGGCAGGAATGCAGCAACGAGTTTTTTCGCTGGCTGGCCGAATTGA
- the mntR gene encoding transcriptional regulator MntR, whose protein sequence is MPTPSMEDYIEQIYNLIETKGYARVSDLAEALSVHPSSVTKMVQKLDKDDYLNYEKYRGFVLTSKGKQIGERLVFRHDLLEQFLEIIGVEESQIYDDVEGIEHHLSWNSIDRIAELVKYFKEDEQRLQELRDTHLDQTTDVQA, encoded by the coding sequence TTGCCGACACCGAGTATGGAAGATTATATTGAACAGATTTACAATTTAATTGAGACAAAAGGATACGCGCGTGTTTCTGATCTGGCGGAAGCGCTTTCAGTACACCCTTCATCTGTGACAAAAATGGTTCAGAAGCTAGATAAAGATGATTATTTGAACTATGAAAAGTATCGCGGGTTTGTGTTAACTTCAAAGGGTAAACAAATTGGTGAACGTCTTGTATTCAGACATGATTTACTGGAACAATTTCTTGAAATCATTGGAGTGGAAGAATCTCAGATTTATGATGATGTAGAGGGAATTGAGCACCATTTGAGCTGGAACTCCATAGACCGGATTGCAGAACTGGTAAAGTATTTTAAAGAGGACGAACAACGTCTTCAGGAATTGCGAGATACACATCTTGATCAAACGACAGATGTTCAGGCATAG
- a CDS encoding rhodanese-like domain-containing protein has product MNGNWWAILAILVVLIAYTIFRTIRQSRYLKVLDEEEFRKGYRKAQLIDVREPQEFKNGHILGARNIPATQLKQRLVEIRPDKPVYLYCQGGTRSAKAADLLHKKGYKHIYQLKGGFKKWTGKVK; this is encoded by the coding sequence ATGAACGGCAATTGGTGGGCAATACTTGCCATACTGGTGGTTCTGATCGCCTACACCATTTTTAGAACGATTCGCCAAAGCAGATACTTGAAGGTATTGGATGAAGAAGAATTCCGTAAAGGTTATCGCAAAGCACAGTTGATTGACGTGCGTGAGCCTCAGGAATTTAAAAACGGACATATACTTGGTGCACGGAATATTCCTGCTACACAGCTTAAACAGCGCTTAGTGGAAATCCGCCCGGACAAGCCCGTTTACCTTTATTGCCAAGGTGGTACGCGTTCTGCTAAAGCAGCTGATCTGCTGCATAAAAAAGGCTATAAGCATATCTATCAGCTTAAAGGCGGCTTCAAAAAATGGACTGGTAAAGTAAAATAA
- the gcvPB gene encoding aminomethyl-transferring glycine dehydrogenase subunit GcvPB: MANKEFPLIFERSRDGRTSYNLPALDVPETDLNAELGDTFVRKAPAELPEVSELEVMRHYTGLSNRNYGVDSGFYPLGSCTMKYNPKINEDVARMPGFSHVHPYQEPNQVQGAMEMLYDLQASLREITGMYDVSLQSAAGAQGEWTALLMIRAFHHANGDQKRDKVIVPDSAHGTNPASATLAGFDVISVKTNENGLVDIEDLKSVVGDDTAVLMLTNPNTLGLFETEILEIAEIVHGAGGKLYYDGANLNAIMGYARPGDMGFDAVHLNLHKTFTGPHGGGGPGSGPVGVSEELAPFLPKPVLMKKDEEYVFEYDRPQSIGRIKPYYGNFGINLRAYTYIRTMGPVGLKKVSEYAVLNANYMKAKLQDHYDLPYTQHCKHEFVLSGRSQKKLGVRTMDIAKRLLDFGFHPPTVYFPLNVEEAIMIEPTETESKETLDEFIDTMIQIADEAKNNPEIVQEAPHTTVLKRLDETTAARKPVLRYIKK, translated from the coding sequence ATGGCTAATAAGGAATTTCCACTAATTTTCGAACGCAGCAGAGATGGCAGAACTAGTTACAACTTGCCTGCTCTGGATGTTCCTGAAACTGATCTAAACGCTGAACTTGGCGATACATTTGTCCGTAAGGCACCTGCTGAGCTTCCAGAAGTAAGTGAATTGGAAGTAATGCGTCACTATACAGGTCTATCTAACCGTAACTACGGTGTAGACTCAGGATTCTATCCACTTGGTTCTTGTACTATGAAGTACAACCCGAAAATCAATGAAGATGTAGCCAGAATGCCTGGCTTCAGCCATGTTCACCCATACCAGGAGCCAAATCAGGTTCAGGGTGCAATGGAGATGCTTTATGATTTGCAGGCTTCTCTTCGTGAGATCACTGGAATGTATGACGTTTCTCTTCAGTCTGCTGCTGGAGCACAAGGTGAATGGACAGCTTTGCTTATGATCCGTGCTTTCCACCATGCTAATGGCGATCAGAAGCGTGACAAAGTTATCGTTCCTGACTCTGCACATGGTACAAACCCTGCCTCTGCTACACTTGCAGGATTTGATGTAATCAGTGTAAAGACAAACGAGAACGGTCTTGTTGACATTGAAGACTTGAAGAGTGTTGTAGGTGATGACACAGCAGTACTTATGCTGACTAACCCTAATACACTTGGTCTTTTCGAAACTGAAATTCTTGAAATTGCTGAAATTGTTCACGGTGCCGGTGGTAAGCTTTACTATGATGGTGCTAACTTGAACGCAATCATGGGTTATGCACGTCCTGGCGACATGGGCTTTGATGCTGTTCACTTGAACCTACACAAAACATTCACTGGCCCACACGGTGGTGGTGGTCCTGGATCAGGTCCTGTAGGTGTATCTGAAGAGCTTGCTCCATTCCTTCCAAAACCAGTATTGATGAAGAAGGATGAAGAGTATGTGTTTGAATATGACCGTCCACAGTCAATTGGTCGTATCAAGCCTTACTACGGTAACTTCGGCATTAACTTGCGTGCGTATACTTACATCCGCACAATGGGTCCTGTCGGCTTGAAGAAAGTAAGTGAGTATGCAGTACTCAACGCCAACTACATGAAGGCGAAATTGCAGGATCATTACGATCTTCCATACACACAGCATTGCAAGCATGAGTTTGTTCTCTCTGGACGTTCTCAGAAGAAGCTCGGCGTGCGTACTATGGATATCGCAAAGCGTCTGCTTGACTTTGGCTTCCATCCGCCAACTGTTTACTTCCCACTTAACGTTGAGGAAGCAATCATGATTGAGCCGACTGAAACTGAGTCTAAAGAAACACTCGATGAGTTCATCGATACGATGATCCAGATTGCTGATGAAGCGAAAAACAATCCGGAAATCGTTCAAGAAGCTCCTCATACAACTGTATTGAAGCGTCTTGACGAAACAACAGCTGCAAGAAAACCGGTATTGCGCTACATCAAGAAATAA
- the gcvPA gene encoding aminomethyl-transferring glycine dehydrogenase subunit GcvPA, protein MEFRYLPMTDGDKAEMLKTIGVESTEELFSDIPKKVRFDRELDLKKPTSEFELKNELAAMAAKNKNSIDNTSFLGAGVYDHFIPSVVDHVISRSEFYTAYTPYQPEISQGELQAIFEFQTMICELTGMPVANSSMYDGGTSLAEAVNLSAAHTKKKKVIVSKAVHPESRAVIHSYVTGPGLEIVEIDHKDGVTDLEQLAKELDENTASVVIQYPNFFGQIEPMDKIKELIDTQKKAMFLVSSNPLALGYMTPPSEFGADIVVGDAQVFGIPAQFGGPHCGYFATTEKLMRKVPGRLVGETVDEEGVRGYVLTLQAREQHIRRDKATSNICSNQALNALASSVAMSSLGKNGVIDMAKLNMQKARYAKDQIAKAGIKVTYEGSFFNEFVIELNKPVSEVNDQLIEKGIIGGYDLGFYYPELKNHMLVAVTEIRTKDQIDAFVKELGDING, encoded by the coding sequence ATGGAGTTTAGATATCTGCCAATGACTGATGGCGACAAAGCAGAAATGCTGAAGACTATTGGTGTCGAATCAACAGAAGAACTATTCTCGGACATTCCGAAAAAAGTACGCTTCGATCGTGAGTTGGATCTTAAGAAACCGACAAGCGAATTTGAATTGAAAAATGAACTTGCTGCTATGGCTGCAAAGAACAAGAACTCAATTGACAACACTTCATTCCTTGGAGCGGGCGTATACGATCACTTCATTCCGTCTGTAGTTGATCATGTCATTTCACGTTCTGAGTTCTACACAGCTTACACACCTTATCAGCCTGAAATCTCTCAGGGTGAATTGCAGGCTATTTTCGAATTCCAGACAATGATCTGTGAACTTACAGGCATGCCTGTTGCCAACTCTTCTATGTATGATGGCGGTACTTCACTTGCTGAAGCCGTTAACTTGAGCGCTGCTCACACTAAGAAGAAGAAAGTTATCGTTTCTAAAGCGGTTCATCCAGAATCAAGAGCGGTTATTCATTCTTATGTAACTGGTCCTGGACTTGAAATCGTTGAAATTGATCATAAAGATGGTGTGACAGATCTTGAGCAGCTTGCAAAAGAACTCGATGAGAACACAGCAAGCGTAGTCATCCAGTATCCGAACTTCTTCGGTCAAATTGAGCCGATGGACAAGATCAAGGAATTGATTGACACACAGAAGAAAGCTATGTTCCTCGTATCAAGCAACCCGCTTGCACTTGGTTATATGACACCACCAAGCGAATTTGGTGCTGATATCGTAGTAGGTGACGCACAAGTATTTGGTATCCCGGCTCAGTTCGGTGGACCGCACTGTGGATATTTCGCTACAACTGAAAAATTGATGCGTAAAGTTCCAGGTCGCCTTGTTGGTGAAACTGTTGATGAAGAGGGCGTACGCGGTTACGTATTGACTCTTCAGGCACGTGAACAGCACATCCGTCGCGACAAAGCAACGTCAAACATCTGTTCAAACCAGGCATTGAACGCACTTGCCAGCTCTGTGGCAATGAGCTCGCTTGGTAAGAATGGTGTTATCGACATGGCTAAGTTGAACATGCAGAAAGCCCGCTATGCAAAAGACCAGATTGCAAAAGCAGGCATTAAAGTCACTTATGAAGGTTCATTCTTCAATGAATTCGTAATCGAATTGAATAAGCCTGTTTCTGAAGTGAACGACCAATTGATTGAAAAAGGCATCATCGGCGGTTATGATCTTGGATTCTATTACCCTGAACTCAAGAATCACATGCTCGTTGCCGTAACTGAAATCCGCACAAAAGACCAAATTGATGCTTTTGTAAAAGAATTGGGGGATATCAATGGCTAA
- the gcvT gene encoding glycine cleavage system aminomethyltransferase GcvT, which translates to MSELKRTPLFPEYELLGAKVVDFGGWEMPVQFTGIKQEHEATRTKAGLFDVSHMGEVTVKGPKSEEFLQKVTTNDVSKLKPGRAHYTFFCYKDGGTVDDLLIYKLADEDYLLVINAGNTDKDFDWLVENNDYSAEELELKNVSAEWVQLALQGPIAEEVLQTMTDEDLSEIKFFGFKENVKFKGIEQPAIVSRTGYTGEDGFEVYLPAAGGRDLWKAILEAGKDKGVLPVGLGARDSLRFEAGLPLYGQELSKDITPIEAGLKFAVKVDKDSDFNGKEVLKDQVENGTARKLVGIEMIDKGIPRTDYPVFVGDEEIGFVTTGTQSPTLGKNIGNVLIKTEYAQIGQEVEIQVRKKKLKAVVAKTPFYKR; encoded by the coding sequence ATGAGTGAACTGAAAAGAACTCCACTGTTTCCGGAGTACGAGCTTCTTGGTGCGAAAGTTGTCGATTTCGGCGGCTGGGAAATGCCTGTTCAATTTACAGGAATCAAGCAAGAACATGAAGCTACTAGAACAAAAGCTGGTCTGTTTGATGTTTCCCACATGGGCGAAGTGACAGTAAAAGGACCAAAGAGCGAAGAGTTCCTTCAGAAGGTAACAACAAATGATGTTTCCAAACTGAAGCCCGGGCGTGCCCACTACACATTCTTCTGCTACAAAGATGGCGGTACTGTCGATGATCTTCTAATCTACAAGCTTGCAGATGAAGACTACTTGCTAGTAATCAATGCCGGCAATACAGATAAAGACTTTGATTGGCTTGTTGAGAACAATGACTATTCTGCAGAAGAGCTTGAGTTGAAGAACGTATCTGCTGAATGGGTACAGCTTGCTTTGCAAGGCCCAATTGCAGAAGAAGTTTTGCAAACAATGACAGATGAAGATCTTAGCGAAATCAAGTTCTTCGGCTTTAAAGAAAACGTTAAATTCAAAGGCATTGAGCAGCCGGCAATTGTTTCCCGTACAGGTTACACAGGGGAAGATGGCTTTGAAGTATATCTTCCAGCAGCAGGCGGACGCGATCTTTGGAAAGCGATTCTTGAAGCTGGCAAAGATAAAGGCGTTCTACCAGTCGGACTTGGAGCTCGTGACTCATTGCGTTTTGAAGCGGGACTTCCACTTTACGGACAAGAGCTTTCAAAGGACATCACACCAATTGAAGCTGGCCTGAAGTTTGCTGTTAAAGTGGACAAGGACAGTGATTTCAACGGTAAAGAAGTTCTTAAAGATCAAGTCGAAAACGGCACAGCACGCAAGCTAGTCGGTATTGAAATGATCGATAAAGGCATTCCGAGAACAGACTACCCTGTTTTTGTCGGTGATGAGGAGATCGGTTTCGTAACTACAGGAACACAATCACCAACTCTTGGCAAGAACATCGGAAACGTTCTTATTAAAACTGAGTATGCCCAAATCGGCCAGGAAGTAGAAATCCAGGTCCGCAAGAAAAAATTGAAAGCCGTTGTGGCAAAAACACCGTTTTATAAGCGATAA